A genomic region of Desulforamulus hydrothermalis Lam5 = DSM 18033 contains the following coding sequences:
- a CDS encoding IS21 family transposase, with the protein MTINKYVAWLDRPFTTADVIQIHENAFAYFGGMTKEIVYDQDHLILVSENYGDLIMTHEFAAYAKKRGFQIYMCRKQDPESKGRIENVVGYVKKNFAKHRMFFNLDKLNEDCLAWLERTGNGKKHNTTKKIPAEVFVLEKQHLRPVLEKMEISCTNSITRRVRKDNTVWYNGNRYSVPLAVKPPIIRVFIPKSSFSIVFY; encoded by the coding sequence TTGACAATCAATAAATACGTGGCGTGGCTTGACCGGCCCTTTACAACGGCAGATGTTATCCAGATTCATGAAAATGCTTTTGCATACTTTGGTGGTATGACAAAAGAGATTGTCTACGACCAAGACCATCTTATCCTGGTCAGCGAAAACTACGGAGACCTGATTATGACGCATGAATTTGCCGCTTATGCGAAAAAACGGGGTTTTCAAATCTACATGTGCCGTAAACAGGACCCAGAGAGCAAAGGACGGATAGAAAACGTAGTGGGATACGTAAAAAAGAACTTTGCTAAACATCGGATGTTCTTTAACCTGGACAAGCTAAACGAAGATTGCCTGGCTTGGCTAGAACGGACAGGTAACGGAAAGAAGCATAACACGACAAAGAAAATACCGGCGGAAGTGTTCGTCCTCGAAAAACAACACCTTCGACCGGTTCTTGAAAAAATGGAAATAAGTTGTACCAATAGTATAACAAGACGAGTTCGAAAAGACAATACTGTTTGGTACAACGGCAATCGCTACTCGGTTCCGTTGGCGGTTAAACCCCCTATTATTAGAGTCTTTATCCCAAAATCGTCTTTTTCCATAGTTTTTTATTAA